In Halomonas denitrificans, one DNA window encodes the following:
- a CDS encoding DUF2007 domain-containing protein has translation MALVTIEKLNDAALAQVVRMKLDAEGIPVHLGSAGHASLFGAADGYSAIRIQVPETFEARARTIVSELMATLQTLQADDDAED, from the coding sequence ATGGCCCTGGTCACGATCGAGAAACTCAACGATGCCGCCCTGGCGCAGGTCGTGCGCATGAAGCTGGACGCCGAGGGCATTCCGGTCCACCTCGGCTCGGCCGGCCATGCCTCCCTGTTCGGTGCTGCCGACGGCTACAGCGCCATTCGCATCCAGGTCCCGGAAACCTTCGAAGCCCGCGCCCGGACGATCGTGTCCGAACTCATGGCCACGCTGCAGACCCTCCAGGCCGACGACGACGCCGAAGATTGA
- a CDS encoding tyrosine recombinase XerC, which yields MAAAIDRFLADAERAGRLSPRTLDAYRRDLRRLLDWARRRDLDRIDDLDLPALRGFAAAEMRAGLDPRTIQRRLSAIRKWFDWLQRDGRVTGNPAADLKAPRTRRKLPVTLDPDQVLKLLELPGDGALDVRDRALMELCYSSGLRVSELADARWSRLDEREGLLRVIGKGDKERIVPVGRHALAALAAWRPHHHDATHGNEDVIFTTLKGKPLSVRAIQQRMAVRAREQGLGQHVHPHQLRHSFASHILESSGDLRAVQELLGHANLSTTQIYTHLDFQHLAEVYDRTHPRARGRG from the coding sequence CTGGCCGCGGCGATCGACCGGTTCCTGGCTGACGCCGAACGCGCCGGCCGCCTCAGCCCCCGCACCCTCGATGCCTACCGGCGCGACCTGCGCCGCCTGCTGGACTGGGCCCGGCGTCGCGACCTGGACCGGATCGACGACCTCGACCTGCCTGCGCTGCGCGGCTTTGCGGCGGCGGAGATGCGCGCCGGCCTGGACCCGCGCACGATCCAGCGCCGGCTTTCGGCGATCCGCAAGTGGTTCGACTGGCTACAGCGCGACGGTCGCGTGACCGGCAATCCGGCGGCCGACCTCAAGGCGCCGCGGACGCGTCGCAAGCTGCCGGTCACGCTCGACCCGGACCAGGTCCTGAAACTGCTCGAACTGCCCGGCGACGGCGCGCTGGACGTGCGCGACCGGGCGCTGATGGAGCTCTGCTATTCCTCCGGCCTGCGGGTCAGCGAGCTGGCCGACGCCCGCTGGTCGCGGCTCGACGAGCGCGAAGGCCTGCTGCGGGTGATCGGCAAGGGCGACAAGGAGCGGATCGTGCCGGTCGGGCGACACGCGCTCGCCGCGCTGGCCGCATGGCGTCCTCATCACCACGACGCCACCCACGGCAACGAGGACGTGATCTTCACCACGCTGAAGGGCAAGCCGCTGAGCGTGCGGGCGATCCAGCAGCGGATGGCCGTGCGCGCGCGCGAGCAGGGCCTGGGCCAGCACGTCCATCCGCACCAGCTCCGCCACTCCTTCGCCTCGCACATCCTCGAGTCGTCGGGCGACCTGCGGGCCGTGCAGGAACTGCTCGGCCACGCCAACCTGTCGACGACCCAGATCTACACCCACCTCGACTTCCAGCACCTCGCCGAAGTCTACGACCGCACCCACCCCCGCGCCCGCGGTCGCGGCTGA
- a CDS encoding DUF853 domain-containing protein, with translation MLLGKGAGQVRLEGRYANRHGLVAGATGTGKTVTLMVMAEGFSRMGVPVFMADAKGDIAGLAAAGTPHPKIDERLEFIGIEDYVQEPNPVVLWDLYAEQGHPVRTTITEIGPVLLARMLELNDTQEGVLNVVFRVADESGLMLLDLKDLRALLNHVAENRREISAEFGLVNTSSIGAIQRSLLRLEADGAERFFGEPALVLEDLMRQDLSGRGVINVLAADQLILKPKLYSSFLLWLLSELFEQLPEVGDAGRPRMVFFFDEAHLLFDDCPPALQQRVEQVVRLIRSKGVGVYFCSQNPDDVPDEILGQLGNRVQHALRAFTPRDQKAIRAAAETFVQNPDIDVEEAITQLGVGEALVSTLAGKGVPQPVDRALISPPRCRMGVLAPEERAAVRARSPIGPKYDHAIDRESAFERLAAQAEAAAEAAQKAREEEQASREREAAEKAAEKAAREADRTSRRSSGRRSNRQSSGEAFWKSTLRSIGSTLGRELSRGLLGALKRR, from the coding sequence ATTCTTCTCGGCAAGGGTGCCGGGCAGGTCCGCCTCGAAGGCCGCTACGCGAATCGCCACGGCCTGGTCGCCGGGGCCACCGGCACCGGCAAGACGGTCACGCTGATGGTCATGGCCGAGGGCTTCTCGCGAATGGGCGTGCCGGTCTTCATGGCCGATGCGAAGGGCGACATCGCGGGCCTGGCCGCCGCCGGGACACCGCACCCGAAGATCGACGAGCGCCTCGAGTTCATCGGCATCGAGGACTACGTCCAGGAACCGAACCCGGTCGTGCTGTGGGATCTCTATGCCGAGCAGGGGCATCCGGTGCGGACCACGATCACCGAGATCGGCCCGGTGCTGCTGGCCCGGATGCTGGAGCTGAACGACACGCAGGAAGGCGTGCTCAACGTGGTGTTCCGGGTCGCCGACGAGAGCGGCCTGATGCTGCTCGACCTGAAGGACCTGCGCGCCCTGCTGAACCACGTCGCCGAGAACCGCAGGGAGATCAGCGCCGAGTTCGGCCTGGTCAACACCTCCAGCATCGGCGCGATCCAGCGCTCGTTGCTGCGGCTCGAGGCCGACGGCGCCGAACGCTTCTTCGGCGAGCCGGCGCTGGTGCTCGAGGACCTGATGCGCCAGGACCTGTCCGGCCGGGGCGTGATCAACGTGCTGGCCGCCGACCAGTTGATCCTCAAGCCGAAGCTCTATTCCAGCTTCCTGCTGTGGTTGCTGTCGGAGCTGTTCGAGCAGTTGCCCGAGGTCGGCGACGCCGGCCGGCCGCGCATGGTGTTCTTCTTCGACGAGGCCCACCTGCTGTTCGACGACTGCCCCCCGGCGCTGCAGCAGCGTGTCGAGCAGGTCGTGCGCCTGATCCGCTCCAAGGGCGTCGGCGTGTATTTCTGCAGCCAGAACCCCGACGACGTGCCCGACGAAATCCTCGGTCAGCTCGGCAACCGGGTCCAGCACGCCCTGCGCGCGTTCACGCCCCGCGATCAGAAGGCGATTCGCGCCGCCGCCGAGACCTTCGTCCAGAACCCGGACATCGATGTCGAGGAGGCGATCACCCAGCTCGGCGTCGGCGAAGCCCTGGTGTCGACCCTGGCCGGCAAGGGCGTGCCGCAGCCGGTCGACCGCGCGCTGATCTCCCCGCCACGCTGCCGCATGGGGGTGCTCGCCCCGGAGGAGCGTGCCGCGGTCCGTGCGCGCAGCCCGATCGGGCCGAAATACGACCATGCGATCGACCGAGAGTCGGCCTTCGAACGCCTCGCCGCCCAGGCCGAGGCCGCCGCCGAAGCGGCACAGAAGGCCCGAGAGGAGGAGCAGGCCTCGCGCGAACGCGAGGCCGCAGAGAAGGCGGCCGAAAAGGCCGCGCGCGAGGCGGACCGGACCTCTCGCCGCTCGTCCGGGCGGCGCTCGAACCGCCAGAGCAGCGGCGAGGCGTTCTGGAAGTCGACGCTGCGCTCGATCGGCTCCACGCTCGGCCGGGAACTGTCGCGCGGGCTGCTCGGCGCGCTGAAACGCCGCTGA
- a CDS encoding DUF484 family protein gives MADRRNEPRPDPLSGDMNGNTNGDMNRDPDSGADREVNREVNREANGEAADGQPLADDLAPERVAAWLLDHPDVLTDVLTDFLTDRPELAERLQVPVGDEAVSLTEFRSRRLVDENERLRRQLAELGAIAGENEQLMRRLHTLTLALTATENPAELFDELARRLRADFRADTLRIKLRVASDVAAEGVLVEAWDGEVPDWLQPVVDERRPECGRLTRQKREWLFGDEADEIGSAALVPIGDAGLLAIGAHADERFQPGMGTLFLELLGETLARRLAALAADRGQRRSA, from the coding sequence ATGGCCGACCGCCGCAACGAACCCCGACCCGACCCCCTGAGTGGCGACATGAACGGCAACACGAATGGCGACATGAATCGCGACCCGGATTCCGGAGCGGATCGCGAAGTGAATCGTGAAGTGAATCGTGAAGCGAATGGTGAAGCCGCCGACGGCCAACCCCTTGCCGATGACCTCGCGCCCGAGCGCGTGGCCGCGTGGCTGCTCGACCACCCCGACGTTCTCACCGACGTTCTCACCGATTTTCTCACCGATCGGCCCGAACTGGCCGAACGGCTGCAGGTGCCGGTCGGCGACGAGGCTGTCTCCCTGACCGAGTTCCGCAGCCGGCGACTGGTCGACGAGAACGAGCGCCTGCGCCGCCAGCTGGCCGAACTCGGTGCGATCGCCGGCGAGAACGAGCAGCTGATGCGTCGCCTGCACACGCTGACCCTGGCGCTGACCGCCACCGAGAACCCGGCCGAGCTGTTCGACGAACTGGCCCGCCGGCTGCGCGCCGACTTCCGCGCCGACACCCTGCGGATCAAGCTCCGCGTCGCCTCCGACGTGGCGGCCGAGGGAGTGCTGGTCGAGGCCTGGGACGGCGAGGTTCCGGACTGGCTCCAGCCGGTCGTCGACGAGCGCCGGCCCGAGTGCGGCCGCCTGACCCGGCAGAAACGCGAATGGCTGTTCGGCGACGAGGCCGACGAGATCGGATCGGCGGCCCTGGTCCCGATCGGCGACGCGGGCCTGCTGGCCATCGGCGCGCACGCCGACGAGCGCTTCCAGCCAGGCATGGGCACGCTGTTCCTCGAACTGCTCGGCGAAACGCTGGCGCGCCGCCTGGCCGCCCTGGCCGCCGATCGTGGGCAACGCCGCAGCGCCTGA